The following coding sequences lie in one Miscanthus floridulus cultivar M001 chromosome 9, ASM1932011v1, whole genome shotgun sequence genomic window:
- the LOC136479583 gene encoding uncharacterized protein, whose protein sequence is MDGGNGLNILYIDTLDAMHIPRSELRPAGSPFHGVILGAQAYLLGQFDLPVTFGSRTNFCSEVLTFEVVDFLGSYHAILGRPCYARFMAIPNYTYLKLKMPRPNSVITVSSTFSHAFTCDREHYELATMVINSSELPWLGESLVPAASDCNQPTSSLAFRPLKETKAVEIDPTNPTKTIRVGTQLLAK, encoded by the coding sequence ATGGACGGcggcaacggcctcaacatcctgtacatcgacaccctcgatgccatgcacatcccccgATCAGAACTCCGCCcggcgggctcccccttccatggggtaatcctaggagcgcaggcatacctgctcgggcagttcgatctgcccgtcacattCGGTAGCCGAActaacttctgctcggaggttctcaccttcgaggtggtggactttctagggtcctaccacgccatcttggggcggccatgctatgcaagattcatggcaatccccaactacacctatctcaagctgaagatgccgagaCCGAACAGCGTCATCACTGTGAGTAGCACGTTCTCACACGCCTTCACGTGTGACCGCGAACACTATGAGCTCGCCACTatggtcatcaactcgtccgagctcccatgGCTCGGGGAGTCATTGGTCCCGGCAGCCTCGGACTGTAACCAACCAACTTCCTCGTTGGCCTTCCGCCCGCTCaaagaaaccaaggcggtggaaattgaccccaccaacccaaccaagacaaTTCGGGTTGGGACCCAGCTtctggccaaatag